In Helianthus annuus cultivar XRQ/B chromosome 8, HanXRQr2.0-SUNRISE, whole genome shotgun sequence, a single genomic region encodes these proteins:
- the LOC110871923 gene encoding DELLA protein GAI1, with translation MKREYPNQNYAETSSSATKSKMMWDEFHPPDTGVDELLFDLGYQVKSSDMNDVAQKIEHLEGILTNDVGLSQLASDSVHYNPSDLSSWLESMISELNPILQPPLTINNPFSNDIVQAQPPAAVINNNSFLNDAVPVQVQVQPPVVNNSFVNDVVVHIDDLQAIPGNAIYPPPPAKKLKTSSPSSSGGASFSSTGASISGGACTSFNRNQNQNQSSNNNQNRTQNQIVVVDSQENGIRLVHTLMACAEAVQNADQKLAETLVSRAGMLAASQAGAMRKVALYFTEALACRIYKLNPKSPHNSPILNNILQSHFYEACPYLKFAHFTANQAILEAFSGKSKVHVIDFSIKQGMQWPALLQALALRPGGPPKFRLTGVGPPVNNNNNIDYLQEVGCNLAQLADTIHVEFEYSRVIAESLADIEPGMLDLRDDEVVAVNSVFEMHQLLARAGSVEKVLTALKVLNPVIVTVVEQEANHNGPVFLERFTESLHYYSTLFDSLESGVFDSLESGASEEDKAMSEVYLGKQICNVVACEGADRVERHMTLTQWKSLFDSAGFESVHLGSNAYKQASMLLALFAGGDGYRVEENNGCLMLGWHTRPLITTSAWRSRSTR, from the coding sequence ATGAAGCGTGAATACCCAAATCAGAATTACGCTGAAACTTCCAGTTCAGCTACTAAATCAAAGATGATGTGGGACGAGTTTCACCCACCCGACACCGGAGTTGACGAGTTACTATTCGATTTAGGCTACCAAGTCAAGTCTTCTGACATGAACGACGTCGCGCAAAAGATCGAACACCTTGAGGGCATTCTCACAAACGACGTCGGTTTGTCCCAACTCGCCTCTGATTCCGTTCACTACAACCCTTCCGATCTTTCCTCCTGGCTTGAGTCCATGATTTCCGAACTTAACCCCATCCTTCAACCACCTCTCACCATCAATAATCCCTTCTCAAACGACATCGTTCAGGCTCAACCACCTGCTGCTGTTATAAACAATAATTCCTTCTTAAACGACGCCGTTCCGGTTCAGGTTCAGGTTCAACCACCTGTTGTTAATAATTCGTTTGTAAACGACGTCGTTGTACACATCGACGATCTGCAAGCCATTCCTGGCAACGCTATTTACCCTCCGCCGCCGGCTAAAAAACTTAAAACCTCATCTCCGTCGTCCTCCGGCGGCGCGTCGTTTTCTAGCACCGGCGCGTCGATCTCCGGCGGCGCGTGTACTTCATTCAATCGGAACCAGAATCAAAACCAGAGTTCGAACAACAACCAGAACCGGACACAGAACCAGATTGTTGTGGTGGATTCACAGGAGAACGGGATCCGGCTCGTACACACGCTGATGGCATGCGCCGAAGCCGTACAAAACGCCGATCAAAAGCTCGCCGAAACCCTAGTAAGCCGAGCCGGTATGTTAGCAGCTTCACAAGCCGGCGCGATGCGAAAAGTGGCCTTATACTTCACCGAAGCACTAGCTTGCAGAATCTAcaaactaaaccctaaatcaCCACACAATTCACCAATCCTTAATAACATTCTTCAATCGCATTTCTACGAAGCCTGTCCGTATCTCAAATTCGCTCATTTCACCGCAAATCAAGCCATTCTTGAAGCTTTTTCAGGTAAAAGTAAGGTTCATGTCATTGATTTCAGCATCAAACAGGGAATGCAATGGCCTGCGTTGTTACAAGCTTTGGCTCTTAGACCGGGCGGTCCACCTAAATTCCGGTTAACCGGTGTTGGACCGCCcgttaataataacaataatattgatTATTTACAAGAAGTTGGGTGTAACTTAGCTCAGTTAGCGGATACGATTCATGTCGAGTTTGAATACTCTCGGGTTATTGCCGAGAGTTTAGCGGATATTGAACCGGGGATGTTGGATTTACGCGATGATGAAGTTGTGGCGGTTAATTCGGTGTTTGAGATGCATCAGTTGTTGGCTCGAGCGGGTTCGGTTGAGAAGGTGTTGACCGCGTTGAAAGTGTTAAATCCGGTTATTGTAACGGTTGTGGAACAGGAGGCGAATCATAACGGGCCGGTTTTTCTAGAGCGGTTTACTGAGTCGTTGCATTATTATTCGACGCTTTTCGACTCGCTTGAGAGTGGTGTGTTTGACTCGCTTGAAAGTGGTGCGAGCGAAGAGGATAAGGCTATGTCGGAGGTGTATTTGGGGAAGCAGATTTGTAATGTGGTGGCGTGTGAAGGGGCGGATCGGGTTGAGAGGCATATGACGTTGACTCAGTGGAAGAGTTTGTTTGACTCGGCTGGGTTTGAATCGGTTCATTTGGGTTCGAATGCGTATAAGCAAGCGAGTATGTTGTTGGCGTTGTTTGCGGGTGGTGATGGGTATAGAGTGGAGGAAAATAATGGGTGTTTGATGTTGGGTTGGCATACTCGGCCACTCATTACGACGTCGGCTTGGAGGAGTCGGTCGACTCGGTGA